The window CCAGCCCGACGTCAAGGTGACCTTTGTCGACTATGGTTCAAAGACGGGACGCATCTGCCTCGACAGCCTCAAAGAGAAGCTCACCGAAAACGTCGCCGCCGTACTTGTGATGAATCCCAACTTCTTCGGCGTCATCGAGGAGAAGGCCCAGGAGATAGCCGATATGGCCCATGCCAAGGGCGCTCTGATGGTAGCCTACGTAGAGCCTTCTACGCTTGGCGTGCTTACGCCTCCCTCGCACTACGGCGCGGACATCGCCTGCGGGGATATCCAGGGACTTGGCCTCCATATGAACTATGGCGGCGGCGTGGCCGGTTTCATCGCTACCGCCGACGACCCGCGCTTCGTTGACGAATATCCCTCGCGCCTCTTCGGTATCGCGCCGACGAGCGAGAAAGAGTGGGGCTTCGGAGACGTTCTCTGGGAGCGTACCTCGTTCGCGAACCGTGACAGCGCCAAAGAGTTCGTAGGAACGCATTCAGCGCTCTGGGGCATCGCCGCGGGCGTATACCTCGCCGCGATGGGGCCGCAGGGCATGAAAGAGCTTGGCGAAGCCGTCGTACAGCGTCAGCTCTGCCTGAAGAAGGTGCTCTCCGGAGTGAAGGGACTCTCCTTCGACAGACTCTCAGGCACCCCCTTCCAGGAGGTCGTCGCCGACTTCTCCGCGAGCGGTAAAAAGGTCTCCGAGATCAACAAAAAGCTGCTTGAAAAGGGTATCCTCGGCGGCTACGACCTCGGCAGAAACTTCCCCGAACTTGAGGGCTGCATGCTTCTCGCGGTGACCGAGCAGACCTCGGCGGACGATATCAAAGCTCTTGCTTCGGCACTGAGCGAGATCCTGGCGTAAAGGAGGCCATTTCAATGAACAATCTGGAAAGACTAAAGAAATTTCATCAGGCTAAGTGGAATGAGCCGATAATCTATGAGATAAGCGAGCCCGGCGCGCGCGCCGTCCTCGTTCCCGGCCCCTGCTGCGACTGCGCGAGCACGGAAGAGGCTCTCGCCACCCTGCCCGCTGGCATGGTGCGCAAAGAGAAGGCCAATCTTCCCGAAATAGCTCAGCTCCAGCTTGTGCGCCACTACAACCACCTCTCGCAGGAGAACATCGGCGTCGACGGAAACATAGACATCGGTCAGGGAACCTGCACGATGAAGTACAGCCCGAAGATCAACGACCGCCTCGCGGGACTCCCCAAGGTTGCCAACATGCACCCGCTCCAGCCCGACGAGACCGCTC is drawn from Cloacibacillus sp. and contains these coding sequences:
- the gcvPA gene encoding aminomethyl-transferring glycine dehydrogenase subunit GcvPA; this translates as MSKKMYPYIPNSEAAVQAEMLKFIGVNSVEELIADIPEDMRMKQAMKLPEPIYDEAGLFRHVSTMLGKNKTAQELVCFLGAGCYNRYVPAVVDEVINRSEFLTAYAGEPYEDHGRFHAMFEYQSMMAELLDMDVCNVPNYDGSQAVGTALRMATRIVRRKEVLIPRNINPDTLRAVQTYLQPDVKVTFVDYGSKTGRICLDSLKEKLTENVAAVLVMNPNFFGVIEEKAQEIADMAHAKGALMVAYVEPSTLGVLTPPSHYGADIACGDIQGLGLHMNYGGGVAGFIATADDPRFVDEYPSRLFGIAPTSEKEWGFGDVLWERTSFANRDSAKEFVGTHSALWGIAAGVYLAAMGPQGMKELGEAVVQRQLCLKKVLSGVKGLSFDRLSGTPFQEVVADFSASGKKVSEINKKLLEKGILGGYDLGRNFPELEGCMLLAVTEQTSADDIKALASALSEILA